The Toxorhynchites rutilus septentrionalis strain SRP chromosome 3, ASM2978413v1, whole genome shotgun sequence genome includes a region encoding these proteins:
- the LOC129775032 gene encoding adenylyl cyclase-associated protein 1 isoform X4: MSVNAYEDIVCGPLANFLGLSKKIGGDVAAQADLVKQAFEVQLSFVRTAAESSAPSTNDLQSLLKPTSDQIAAIQGYREKHRTSPYFNHLSAISESISALGWVCVAPTPGPYVKEMNDAGQFYTNRVLKDWKEKDTTHVEWARAWIQTLTELQQYIKQHHTTGLVWAGKNKPAAGGASVPPPPPPGGLPPPPPMMPMADLSIADAGDDRSALFAQINKGADITKGLKKVTSEMQTHKNPSLRSGPAPYKAPAGISNGTKSVTAPSATKPPSFVRDGKKWLIEYQKGNSNLVVEDAEMNNVVYMFRCENSTLSIKGKINSVVMDSCKKCSLVFDSLVASAEFVNCQSVQMQVLGKVPTISIDKTDGCQMYLSADSLNVEIVSSKSSEMNVMIPKGNSGDYTEQPIPEQFKTIIKGQSLNTTCVESLG; this comes from the exons ATGAGCGTTAATGCGTACGAAGACATCGTTTGTGGCCCTTTGGCCAACTTCCTGGGTCTATCGAAGAAGATTGGAGGTGATGTGGCCGCACAAGCAGACCTCGTTAAGCAGGCCTTCGA AGTGCAACTTTCCTTTGTACGAACGGCCGCTGAGTCGAGCGCTCCGTCAACCAACGACCTGCAAAGCCTGCTGAAGCCAACCTCCGATCAGATTGCCGCTATCCAGGGTTACCGCGAAAAGCACCGGACATCGCCATATTTCAATCACCTGTCGGCGATAAGTGAGAGTATTTCCGCCCTCGGATGGGTCTGTGTG GCACCAACTCCAGGGCCATATGTGAAGGAGATGAACGATGCTGGCCAATTCTACACAAACCGCGTGTTGAAGGACTGGAAAGAGAAGGACACAACCCATGTGGAATGGGCACGTGCGTGGATCCAGACCCTGACCGAACTGCAGCAGTACATCAAACAGCATCATACAACCGGTCTGGTTTGGGCTGGTAAGAACAAACCTGCAGCCGGTGGTGCATCTGTTCCTCCACCTCCACCTCCCGGTGGTCTCCCACCACCTCCACCGATGATGCCCATGGCAGATCTATCCATTGCCGATGCAGGAGACGATAGAAGTGCGCTGTTTGCCCAGATAAACAAAGGAGCAGATATTACTAAAG gACTCAAAAAGGTAACCTCCGAAATGCAAACCCACAAGAACCCTTCGCTTCGTTCAGGCCCTGCCCCGTACAAGGCTCCAGCCGGCATTAGTAACGGAACGAAATCAGTTACAGCACCAAGCGCTACGAAGCCGCCTTCCTTCGTTCGTGATGGCAAGAAATGGTTGATTGAGTATCAGAAGGGCAACTCAAATTTGGTGGTTGAAGATGCTGAAATGAACAATGTTGTTTACATGTTCCGATGcgaaaattcaactctttcaatCAAAGGCAAAATCAACAGTGTCGTGATGGATTCGTGTAAAAAGTGCTCGCTTGTATTCGACTCTCTTGTGGCATCCGCCGAATTTGTTAACTGTCAAAGTGTACAGATGCAG GTCCTCGGTAAGGTTCCTACAATTTCCATTGATAAGACTGATGGATGTCAAATGTATCTGTCGGCCGATTCGCTTAATGTAGAGATTGTTAGCTCTAAATCATCGGAAATGAACGTTATGATTCCGAAGGGAAATAGCGGAGACTAT ACCGAGCAACCTATTCCGGAGCAGTTCAAAACTATAATTAAAGGACAGAGCCTGAATACCACTTGTGTAGAAAGCCTTGGCTAA
- the LOC129775033 gene encoding protein GVQW3-like, with amino-acid sequence MESTKQEIRHILRFYYLRGKTATKAAEKIRVVYGPDTVTIRTAKYWFDRFRSGVVAVEDTPRTGRSIVVETDKIVQIIQVDRHVSTRSIGQKLGIDHKTVWNHLLKIGFKKKLDVWVPEWITYDNLKRKKSWTKRGEPVRTIVKPGLTARKILV; translated from the exons atggagtccaccaagcaagaaattcgccatattttacgtttttactacctgcgaggtaaaactgcaacgaaggcggccgaaaaaattcgtgtagtttatggacccgatactgtaacgattcgcacagcaaagtattggtttgatcgatttcgttctggtgtagtggctgtcgaagatacaccccgtactggtaggtcaatcgtcgtggaaaccgataaaatcgttcaaatcatccaagtagaccggcatgtgagcactcgctcgattggccagaaactgggtatagaccataaaaccgtttggaaccatttgctgaagattggattcaaaaaaaagctggatgtatgggtgccagagtggatcacgtacgacaacctcaagcgaaaaaagtcgtggacgaagcgcggtgagccggtccGAACTATcgtcaagcccggattgacggcaaGGAAGATTTTG GTGTAA